In Mixophyes fleayi isolate aMixFle1 chromosome 4, aMixFle1.hap1, whole genome shotgun sequence, the following proteins share a genomic window:
- the LOC142152281 gene encoding N-acyl-phosphatidylethanolamine-hydrolyzing phospholipase D-like isoform X2, with the protein MPSKAMAGDRQQTEEGQEADRLLKTLEVDEENEECLTSTNQYPKEMVRKRQNSTRSSRSSDSSRSSRKSFKLDVRLEEDVTKSVRGKNGRFINPWPTWKPPAFWDAVKWVITEKDNSSVPSSKEELDKELPVVEPYFVQHPEFAGKTENGIRVTWLGHASVMVEMDDLIFLTDPVFSQRASPISFAGPKRFRGPPCSIEQLPIINAVVISHNHYDHLDYNTVLGLNARFGNELRWFVPLGLLNWMQSCGCENVIELDWWEQNCVPGHDEVAFVFTPCQHWCKRTPKDDNKVLWGSWAVLGPSNRFYFAGDTGYCGAFEQIGKRFGPFDVAAIPIGAYEPRCFMKSQHVNPEEAVRIHADVRAKKSIGIHWGTFALANEDEPAND; encoded by the exons GTTACTGAAGACATTGGAAGTAGATGAAGAGAATGAAGAATGTTTAACTTCCACCAACCAATACCCAAAAGAGATGGTACGGAAACGCCAGAACTCGACACGCAGCTCTAGGAGTAGTGACTCCTCACGATCTTCAAGGAAGAGCTTCAAGTTGGATGTCAGATTAGAGGAGGATGTGACCAAGTCGGTTCGGGGGAAAAACGGTAGATTCATCAATCCTTGGCCTACATGGAAGCCCCCTGCCTTTTGGGATGCTGTAAAATGGGTGATAACTGAGAAAGATAATAGcagtgtccccagttcaaaagAG GAACTTGATAAAGAACTTCCTGTTGTTGAACCCTATTTCGTGCAGCACCCAGAGTTTGCTGGCAAGACAGAAAATGGGATACGGGTCACTTGGTTGGGGCATGCATCCGTCATGGTAGAAATGGACGATTTGATATTTCTTACGGATCCCGTCTTCAGTCAGAGAGCCTCCCCAATTAGCTTTGCAGGTCCAAAGCGGTTTCGTGGGCCACCGTGCAGTATAGAGCAGCTTCCCATAATAAATGCTGTTGTGATCAGCCACAACCATTATGATCACCTGGATTACAACACTGTTTTGGGCCTGAATGCACGTTTTGGTAACGAATTGAGGTGGTTTGTTCCCCTGGGTCTCCTGAACTGGATGCAGAGCTGTGGCtgtgaaaatgtaattgaattgGACTGGTGGGAGCAGAACTGTGTTCCTGGACATGACGAGGTGGCCTTTGTGTTTACTCCTTGTCAGCACTGGTGCAAAAGGACACCTAAGGATGACAACAAAGTGTTATGGGGTAGCTGGGCTGTACTTGGGCCCTCAAATAGGTTTTATTTTGCAGGAGATACTGGTTATTGTGGTGCTTTTGAACAGATTGGAAAGCGATTTGGACCTTTTGACGTAGCCGCAATTCCTATTGGAGCCTACGAACCAAG GTGTTTTATGAAATCTCAGCATGTGAACCCCGAAGAAGCAGTCAGAATCCATGCTGATGTCCGTGCCAAGAAATCTATTGGGATTCATTGGGGAACATTTGCTTTAGCAAATGAG
- the LOC142152281 gene encoding N-acyl-phosphatidylethanolamine-hydrolyzing phospholipase D-like isoform X1, translating into MPSKAMAGDRQQTEEGQEADRLLKTLEVDEENEECLTSTNQYPKEMVRKRQNSTRSSRSSDSSRSSRKSFKLDVRLEEDVTKSVRGKNGRFINPWPTWKPPAFWDAVKWVITEKDNSSVPSSKEELDKELPVVEPYFVQHPEFAGKTENGIRVTWLGHASVMVEMDDLIFLTDPVFSQRASPISFAGPKRFRGPPCSIEQLPIINAVVISHNHYDHLDYNTVLGLNARFGNELRWFVPLGLLNWMQSCGCENVIELDWWEQNCVPGHDEVAFVFTPCQHWCKRTPKDDNKVLWGSWAVLGPSNRFYFAGDTGYCGAFEQIGKRFGPFDVAAIPIGAYEPRCFMKSQHVNPEEAVRIHADVRAKKSIGIHWGTFALANEHYLDPPIKLNEALERYGLTQDDFLVMNHGDSRLFNTYSDDPPKG; encoded by the exons GTTACTGAAGACATTGGAAGTAGATGAAGAGAATGAAGAATGTTTAACTTCCACCAACCAATACCCAAAAGAGATGGTACGGAAACGCCAGAACTCGACACGCAGCTCTAGGAGTAGTGACTCCTCACGATCTTCAAGGAAGAGCTTCAAGTTGGATGTCAGATTAGAGGAGGATGTGACCAAGTCGGTTCGGGGGAAAAACGGTAGATTCATCAATCCTTGGCCTACATGGAAGCCCCCTGCCTTTTGGGATGCTGTAAAATGGGTGATAACTGAGAAAGATAATAGcagtgtccccagttcaaaagAG GAACTTGATAAAGAACTTCCTGTTGTTGAACCCTATTTCGTGCAGCACCCAGAGTTTGCTGGCAAGACAGAAAATGGGATACGGGTCACTTGGTTGGGGCATGCATCCGTCATGGTAGAAATGGACGATTTGATATTTCTTACGGATCCCGTCTTCAGTCAGAGAGCCTCCCCAATTAGCTTTGCAGGTCCAAAGCGGTTTCGTGGGCCACCGTGCAGTATAGAGCAGCTTCCCATAATAAATGCTGTTGTGATCAGCCACAACCATTATGATCACCTGGATTACAACACTGTTTTGGGCCTGAATGCACGTTTTGGTAACGAATTGAGGTGGTTTGTTCCCCTGGGTCTCCTGAACTGGATGCAGAGCTGTGGCtgtgaaaatgtaattgaattgGACTGGTGGGAGCAGAACTGTGTTCCTGGACATGACGAGGTGGCCTTTGTGTTTACTCCTTGTCAGCACTGGTGCAAAAGGACACCTAAGGATGACAACAAAGTGTTATGGGGTAGCTGGGCTGTACTTGGGCCCTCAAATAGGTTTTATTTTGCAGGAGATACTGGTTATTGTGGTGCTTTTGAACAGATTGGAAAGCGATTTGGACCTTTTGACGTAGCCGCAATTCCTATTGGAGCCTACGAACCAAG GTGTTTTATGAAATCTCAGCATGTGAACCCCGAAGAAGCAGTCAGAATCCATGCTGATGTCCGTGCCAAGAAATCTATTGGGATTCATTGGGGAACATTTGCTTTAGCAAATGAG cattACCTGGATCCACCCATTAAACTGAATGAAGCTCTTGAGCGATATGGACTTACCCAAGACGATTTCTTAGTCATGAACCATGGAGACTCGAGACTCTTTAACACTTACAGTGATGACCCACCTAAGGGATGA